The following nucleotide sequence is from Streptomyces pactum.
GGTTCACCCCCCGGCCGGCGGGGCGTTGGCATACCAGGGCCCGGCCCGGACGGCCGGCGCTCAAAGATAATCTTTGAGCGCCCCAAAGCGACGGTGTTACTGTAAATGCCATGAAGACAGCAGCTGCGCATCGGAACACCATGAGCGTCCCGCTCGTGGCGCGCCTGCACGTCGCCTTCTGCCTCCCTCAGGGCCTCGGCTCCGCTCACGTGGGGGGCCTCCCCCGCCCGGCCGCGGCGTGTTGTCCGAGCGCGGCCTGTCACCACCGCTGAGACCGTCCCCGTCCCGGCGCGCCGGCCCGGAGTCCCGCCGCAGGGACCCGCCGGCTCCGTCACGCCCGGTCCTCCGGTGCCTGACCACCCTTTGCTGAAACCTTCCGTCCGCCTCCCGTCCCCGGAGAGTGTCCGTTGTCCTCGGAGTCGTCCGCGTCCTCCACCGGGTCCGTCCCCGCGACGGGCTCCACGCCCCCCTTCCGCCTGCCCAAGGTCCCCTTCTGGGCGCAGATCCTGACCGGTCTGGTCCTGGGTGTGCTGCTCGGCTGGGCCGCCCGCAGCGGTGACGTCGCCTGGCTGGTGACCACCCTCGACAAGATCGGCTCGATCTTCGTCCAGCTGCTGAAGCTGGCCGTCGCGCCGCTGGTCTTCTTCGCGATCCTGGTCTCCATCACCAACCTGCGGAACGTCAACAACGCCGCCCGGCTGGCCACCCGGACCCTGCTGTGGTTCATGGCGACCTCGCTGATAGCCGTGGCCATCGGCCTGGCCATCGGCCTCCTCACGGACCCGGGCTCGGGTACCGGGCTGACCCCGAAGGACGGCCTGAAGCCGGAGCACTCCGGCGGCTGGCTGGACTTCCTGACCGGCATCGTCCCGGAGAACGTCATCACGCCGTTCACCGACCTGAACGTGCTGCAGATCGTCTTCATGGCCGCCGTCGCCGGTGTCGCCGCCCTCCAGCTGGGCGAGAAGGCGCAGCCGATCCTCAGCCTCAGCAACGCCGTGCTGGAGCTGCTCCAGAAGGCGCTGTGGTGGGTCATCCGCCTCGCCCCGCTGGGCACCCTGGGCCTCATCGGCTACGCCATCGCCGAGTACGGCTGGGACCTGATCGGCAAGTACGCCACCTTCACCGCCGACATCTACATCGGCTGCGCCCTGGTGATGTTCGGTGTGTACCCGCTGCTGCTGTCGCTGGTCGCCAAGGTCAACCCGCTGCAGTTCTTCCGCGGCGCCTGGCCCGCCATCCAGCTGGCGTTCGTCTCCCGCTCCTCGGTGGGCACCATGCCGCTGACCCAGAAGGTCACCGAGCGCCTGGGTGTCCCGAAGGAGTACGCGTCGTTCGCGGTGCCGTTCGGCGCCACCACCAAGATGGACGGCTGCGCCTCGATCTACCCGGCGATCGCCGCGATCTTCATCGCCCAGATCTTCGACGTCCAGCTCGACATCACCGACTACCTGCTGATCGCCTTCGTGTCGGTCGTCGGCTCGGCCGCCACCGCGGGCCTCACAGGCGCGACCGTCATGCTCACCCTGACGCTGTCCACCCTGGGCCTGCCGCTGGAGGGCGTCGGTCTGCTGATGGCCATCGACCCGATCGTGGACATGATGCGCACCGCCACCAACGTGGCCGGCCAGGCGCTGGTCCCGGTGCTGGTCTCGGCCCGGGAAAAGATCCTGGACCACGAGGCGTACGCCGGAGCCACCTCCTCCCCGCTGGACGAGCCGGCCGACGGCCGCGAGTCGCGGGTGGCCGCGGCGGCCGCCTGACGCCACCGGCCCGGCCGGGCGGTGCCCCCGGCGACCGCCAGGGCTCCCGGTACACCCGCACGCCCCCGCCCCCCGGACCCCACCGGGGCAGGGGGCGCCAGTCTCCCGGGCCCGCGGCGCTGCCGGGCCGGCCGGCCGGGGCGGAGAGCCCGCCGGGACGGCGGACGGGCGGGGCCGCCGGGGCCGGGCCGGGTACGGGGAAGGCCCCCGCCGTCGTGGCGGGGGCCTTCGGCTCGAACGGGCGAGCCCATCCGGCGCCGGGACTCAGATGTTGACGCCGAAGTCCTTCGCGATGCCGGCCAGGCCGGCCGCGTAGCCCTGGCCGACCGCGCGGAACTTCCACTCCGCGCCGTGCCGGTACAGCTCGCCGAAGACCATGGCGGTCTCGGTGGCGGCGTCCTCGCTCAGGTCGTAGCGGGCGATCTCGGCGCCGCCGGCCTGGTTGAGGATGCGGATGTAGGCGTTGCGCACCTGGCCGAAGTTCTGGCTGCGGGACTCGGCGTCGTAGATGGAGACCGGGAAGACGACCTTCTGGATGTCGGCCGGCAGGGACGCCAGGTTGACGCTGATCTGCTCGTCGTCGCCCTCGCCCTGGCCGGTGAGGTTGTCACCGGTGTGCACGATGGTCTGGTCCGGGGTGGACTTGTTGTTGAAGAAGACGAAGTGCTGGTCGGAGTAGACCTGACCGTTGCCGTTCACCGCGATGGCGCTGGCGTCGAGGTCGAAGTCGGTGCCCGTGGTGGTGCGGACGTCCCAGCCGAGGCCGACCGTGACGGCGGTCAGGCCCGGAGCCTCCTTGGTGAGGGAGACGTTGCCGCCCTTGGACAGGCTTACAGCCATGGGGAGTCCCTTTCGTGTTTCGACGTTCGTCGGGCTTCGTGCCGGACGACGAAGCTACCGTCACCCCTCACAACGCCGACCGGGCACCACCGGGTTCCACAACTCGGGCTTTCTTTGCCCGGGACGCCGGAGAGTCGGTAGGCCGGAGGGGCAGAGGGCCGGAGAGTCGGTAGGCCGGAGCGGGCCCGGGGGCTCCGTCCCGGGGGCCGGAGGTTATGCGGATGACGCGGCGCGGGGGAAGCGGGATGATGTGGGCATGCCTGGGCCCTACGTCATCCGCGGTTCGGTCTCCCTGCCGGAGGCCGAGCTGATGTGGCGTTTCTCGCGGTCCTCGGGGCCCGGCGGCCAGCACGTCAACACCAGCGACAGCCAGGTGGAGCTGCGGTTCGACCTGGCGGCCACCGAGGCGCTGCCGCCGGTGTGGAAGGAGCGGGCGCTGGAGCGGCTGGCCGGCCGGCTGACGGACGGTGTGGTGTCAGTACGCGCCTCCGAGCACCGCTCGCAGTGGCGCAACCGGGAGACCGCCGCCACCCGGCTCGCGGCGCTGCTGGCCGAGGCCACCGCGCCGCCGCCCCGCCCCCCGCCGGCCCACCCGCGTGCCGCGCGGCATCAACGAACGCCGGCTGCGGCAGAAGAAGCAGCGCGGCGAGACCAAGCGCGGACGCAGCGGGCGCGACTGGTCCTGAGACCGCGTCAGCGCCCCTCGGGCGCCCGGCCGCGCGCCCGGCCCGGTGGTTGCTGCATTCCGGTGGTTCGAAAGTCCCGGTTCGGGGCCACGCCGTGACGTTCCCTCCTCTTCTCCCTGAAAGCTCGTTAATTAGGCAATAACGGACTTCATTTTTCCGAGTAAGAGGTGCCTGATGCTCCACACCCTCCGCCGTGGTTCCGTGATCGTCGGGATGGCGGCAGCGCTCTGTCTGCCGGCGGCCGGCGCGGCGTACGCGACCACGGGGCCCGCCCCCAAGCCGGCCAAGCAGTCGGCGTCCTCGTCCGGCGCCGCCAAGACCGGTGCGAAGAAAGCGAGCGGTACGAAGAAGTCGGGTTCCGGCAACTCCGCCCAGCACGCCAAGAAGGGCAGCCACCAGCACGGCCGGCCCGGCGGACACGGCCACGAGACCCATCACCAGCACCATGCGTCACATCACCAGCACGGCTCCCACCACCAGGGCTCGCACCAGCACGGCGCTCACCACCAGGGTGGCCACCAGCAGGGCTCCCACCAGCACGGTGCTCACCACCAGGGCTCGCACCAGCACGGTGGTGACCAGGGGCAGGGCAACGAGCACGAGTACCGGTGGGCGCAGGACCGGTCCGACGGCGGCCACCAGTCGGGCGGCCACGGGTCCTGCGACACCGGTCGGTACCGGAGCGTCGCGGTCTCCTTCGACCTGCCGTTCTACGGTCAGGACCAGGACGGCGAGGAGTCCGGCTCGTACCACGTCGGGCGCATCCTCCCCGCCTACGGTGAGGTCGAGGCGCGCGGGGGCGGCCGTGGGCACGGCTCCTCCCCCTGTGACAAGGGGAAGGGGTACGGCGGCCACGGCGACTCCGGGCGGTACGGCCACGACGGCCGGAACGGCAACGACGGCCACCACGGCAACGACGGCCGGAACGACCAGGACGGGCGGTACGGCGACCGGCAGGACGGCGGTTACGGCAACCAGCACGGTCAGTCGGGGAACGACCACGGCAACCAGCAGGGTGACCGGTACGGCCAGTCCGGGAACCAGCAGGGGAGCCAGTCCGGGAACCAGCAGGGGAGCCAGCAGGGGAACCAGCACGGCAACCAGCAGGGGAACCAGTACGGGAACCAGCAGGGCGACCAGTACGGGAAGACCGGCTCCGGTCAGTACGCCGGGAACAACTCCGGTCAGTACGCCGGGGACCACGCCGGGCGGCCCGGCGAGGGCGGCGAGAACCACGCCGTCGACAAGCGCGACCGGCTGATCGCCATGCTGCTCGGGCTGATCCTGAACTGACCGGGCACCGTCCCGTCACGCGCCCCGGTGGGTCTCTCCCGCCGGGGCGCCGGCCTGTCCGGACCCGGGTGGGCCGCGGGAGGCCCGCGCGGTCCGGCCCGGACCGCGCGTTCCCGGGGCCGCCCGCTCCCGGGCCCCGGGGCGCGGCCCGCCGCCGGCGGCCCGGCCCGGCTAAGTCAGCCGAGCCGGCGGTACCGGCCGCGGAAGTAGGTGAGCGGCCCCTCGGCCGTGCCCGGGGTGGCGGCGGTGAGCACCCGGCCGATGACCAGTGTGTGGTCACCGGCCGCCACCCGCTGCTCGGTACGGCACTCCAGGTGGGCCAGTGCGCGGTCGGCCAGCGGTGCCCCGGAGGTCGCGCCGCGGGTGTGCGGGAGTTCCTGGAAGAGCAGCCGGTCGCTGACCCGCCCCTTCATGGCGAACCGGCCGGCCACCTGGCGCTGGTCCTCGGCGAGGATCGACACCGCCCACAGCGGTTGGCGTTCCAGCAGCTCGTCCATCCGGGCACCGGTGCGCACGCTCACCATCACCAGCGGCGGGTCCAGCGAGACGGACAGGAACGCGGTGGCGGTCATGCCGACGTCCTCGCCGCGCGGCCCCTCCTCGGGATCGTGCGCGGTCACCAGCACCACACCCGCAGCCAGCCGCGAGAGGGCGGCACGGAACTGCTCCTCACTCACCCCACCAGCATGGGGCATGACGGATTCGACGGGCGCGGGAGGGGTTCGTGGCAGCACAGGGGAACGCTAACCGGACCGTCCGGCCGGCGGCATCGGACCCCGGGACCAGCCGGGGCGTAGGACCACGGACCGATCCGGGCCGGGCGGGAATCCGTACCGGACCGCATCGCGCCGGACCGAACCGGCCCGGGCCGTGCTCCGCCCGCACCGCGACCGCGCCCGCACCACGCCTCCCCGGACGCCGGGCCGGGTGCCCGCGGCGGGCCGGATCCGCGCCCGGGGTCGATTCCGGGCCGTTTCAGGGTCGCTTCGGAGTCGGTCGGGGGTCGAGGGGGAGTGGAATCCGCGGGTCGGGGGGTAGGTGCGGACCGGGGGGCGGTGGAGGCCGGCTGGAGGACCGGCGGGAAATCCCGTGGGGCGCGGGAGGAGTTCCGCGCGGACGCCGCCGGTGGCGCGGCGGAACCGGAGTGGAGGGCGGACACCGGGGCGGAACGGGGCCGGAGCAGACCATGATCCATACCGACTTCCGGTCCAGGTTAAACGGCGTGGATTTGCGTTCCGAAAAAATTGGAGCGCTCCCACACGCTCTGTTCAGCGACGCTCTACGCACTGTGACATGAGTCACAGGGGTCGAGAATTGTTGACCCTGTGTACCGAATGGGAAGCTCGCTGTGATTCAGTGACCGTGGCAATCGGACGACAAGAAGCCAGGAGTTTGCTGTCGAGGTCTCGGGGGAGAGCAGCGATGGAGACCGAGTCGGAGCCGTACATCCGTCTTGCGACCCTGCGGCAGCTGCATCAAGTGGTCGCCGACCTGAACACCGCGCGGAGCCTCGCCGACACCCTGCAGACCGTGGCCGACGGCATCATCGCCGGCCTCGGCTACGAGCTGTCGGCGGTCAACCTGGTGCGCGCCGACGGGGACCTGGTGGTCGCGGCCGTGGCCGGGAGCGCCGGCGCGGAGGCGCTGATGGCCGGGCGGGTGGGGTCCCGCAAGTCCTGGGAGCGCCGGCTGGCGATGGGCGACCGCTGGGGTGACCTGCGCTTCATCCCGTACACCGAGGGCTGGGTGCTGGACGACGACGACGTCCCGCAGTGGCACACCGTCGGGCCGGCGCCCCGCTTCGAGGACGAGTGGCACCCGATGGACCGGCTCTTCGCCCCGATGTACGCGGCCGGCGCCTCCGCCGGGGAGCTGATCGGCGTCATCTCGGTGGACCGGCCGCGCAACGGACGCCGGCCCGGCGCCTGGGGGCGCGAGGCGCTGCAGATGTACGCCTTCCACGCCGCGATTGCGATCGGCAACGCCCGGCTGCGCGCGAACATGCAGCGCGCGCTGGTCCGCCTGGAGCGGGAGCAGCAGGCGCTGCGGGCCAGCGAGGAGAGCTTCCGGCAGGCGTTCGAGTACGCCCCCAGCGGCATGGCGATAGCGGAGATGGGCGGCGACCAGCACGGCAGACTGCTGCGCGCCAACGACGCGCTGTGCCGGCTGCTGGGCCGCCCGGCCTCGGTGATGCGCCGCTACTCCTTCTCCGACCTGGTGCACCCGGAGGACATCGGCACCCTGCTGCGCACCTCCGCCGAGGGCGGTCGCGCGGAGCTGCGGCTGGCCCGCCGGGACGGCAGCTACGTGTGGGTGTCGCTGCGGAACTCGGTGGTCGCGGACGCCGCCGACGGCCCGCGCTTCCTGCTGACCCACGTGGAGGACATCGAGGAGCGCAAGCGCCACGAGATCCAGCTCGCCCACCGGGCCAGCCACGACTCGCTGACCGGGCTGCCGAACAGCGCCGAGCTGCGCGCCCGGCTCTCCGCCCGGCTCTGCGCCCACCCGCCCCGCTCCGGGCCGCCCGGGGTGCCGGAGGGCGCCGCCCTCGCCAACGGGGCCGGCCTTCCCGACGGCTACACCGACGGTTACCCGGACGGCTACACCGACGGGTACGTCGACGGCTACACCGACGGGTACGCGCTGGACGGCTTCGGGGCCGAGCCGCTCACCGGCGGGGTGCCGGTGGCCGCCGACGGCCTGCCGTTCGACCACGTGCACGCCTACGCCCCCGCCGAGGACGTGGACGACGGCCACAAGGGGCTCGCCGTCCTCTTCTGCGACCTCGACGGCTTCAAGTCCATCAACGACCGGTTCGGCCACCACACCGGGGACGCCGTGCTCATCGAGGTGGCCCGCCGGCTCACCGCCGGGGTGCGCGACGGGGACACCGTGGCGCGGATGGGCGGCGACGAGTTCGTGGTGCTCGCCGACGGGCTGGGCCGTGCGGACGCCCAGGACCTGGCGGTCCGGCTGCGGAACGCCATCATGCCGCCGATCCGGGTGGACGGCCGGGCGGTGCGGGTGGGGGCGAGTTTCGGTATCGGCTGGGCGAGTTGCGGGATGTCCGCGGAGGAGGTCCTGCAATCCGCCGACCAGCGGATGTATGTGGAGAAGAGGTCCCGGGCCAAGGCCAACCGCCGGGCCGGATGAGGAACCGGGCCCCGCGTGGCGTCACCCGATCGGGGTAGGCTGCGCCGGGTCAGCGGTGTCGTCGGAGGGCCGCCGGCGGTCACGCCGGGGGTGTCACCGACAATGAATCGATCATGAATATCGGCCGGAGCGGACATCCGGGTCCGTCGGTGACGTCCAGGCCCCGGTATGAGCTGTTCCACCGTGTGCGGTGCACGCATCCACCGCATGCGGAAGCACGCGCCCGTCGTGTGCTTCCCGCACGCGGCACGCGCGCCCGCGCGCCGATGGCCACAGGCATGGGAGAGTGACGAGAGGGATGACGGCCGGCAACAACGGCCCGGGCACGCCGGAGAACGACGACCCCTTCGCCTACCTGTACCGGCAGGAGGGCGATCAGCCAGGGCAGTCGGGGCAGTCGGGGCAGACGGGGGCGGCCGGAGCGCGCACCGGAGGGTACGGCTACCCCGGCCCCGGGACACATCAGCCCGGTGTCCCGCGCACCTCGTACAACCACGTCCGTGCGGTCGGGGAGCGCAGCTACGGGGGCCAGCAGTCCTTCGTGGGCCAGCACGGTGCCCCGGGGCACGGCCAGGGCGGCTACGGCTACCCGGGGCCGAACCAGGGTTACGCGCCCCAGGGGCCGCAGGGCCCGGGCCA
It contains:
- a CDS encoding dicarboxylate/amino acid:cation symporter, with translation MSSESSASSTGSVPATGSTPPFRLPKVPFWAQILTGLVLGVLLGWAARSGDVAWLVTTLDKIGSIFVQLLKLAVAPLVFFAILVSITNLRNVNNAARLATRTLLWFMATSLIAVAIGLAIGLLTDPGSGTGLTPKDGLKPEHSGGWLDFLTGIVPENVITPFTDLNVLQIVFMAAVAGVAALQLGEKAQPILSLSNAVLELLQKALWWVIRLAPLGTLGLIGYAIAEYGWDLIGKYATFTADIYIGCALVMFGVYPLLLSLVAKVNPLQFFRGAWPAIQLAFVSRSSVGTMPLTQKVTERLGVPKEYASFAVPFGATTKMDGCASIYPAIAAIFIAQIFDVQLDITDYLLIAFVSVVGSAATAGLTGATVMLTLTLSTLGLPLEGVGLLMAIDPIVDMMRTATNVAGQALVPVLVSAREKILDHEAYAGATSSPLDEPADGRESRVAAAAA
- a CDS encoding TerD family protein, with translation MAVSLSKGGNVSLTKEAPGLTAVTVGLGWDVRTTTGTDFDLDASAIAVNGNGQVYSDQHFVFFNNKSTPDQTIVHTGDNLTGQGEGDDEQISVNLASLPADIQKVVFPVSIYDAESRSQNFGQVRNAYIRILNQAGGAEIARYDLSEDAATETAMVFGELYRHGAEWKFRAVGQGYAAGLAGIAKDFGVNI
- the arfB gene encoding alternative ribosome rescue aminoacyl-tRNA hydrolase ArfB; its protein translation is MPGPYVIRGSVSLPEAELMWRFSRSSGPGGQHVNTSDSQVELRFDLAATEALPPVWKERALERLAGRLTDGVVSVRASEHRSQWRNRETAATRLAALLAEATAPPPRPPPAHPRAARHQRTPAAAEEAARRDQARTQRARLVLRPRQRPSGARPRARPGGCCIPVVRKSRFGATP
- a CDS encoding flavin reductase family protein, translated to MPHAGGVSEEQFRAALSRLAAGVVLVTAHDPEEGPRGEDVGMTATAFLSVSLDPPLVMVSVRTGARMDELLERQPLWAVSILAEDQRQVAGRFAMKGRVSDRLLFQELPHTRGATSGAPLADRALAHLECRTEQRVAAGDHTLVIGRVLTAATPGTAEGPLTYFRGRYRRLG
- the cdgB gene encoding diguanylate cyclase CdgB — translated: METESEPYIRLATLRQLHQVVADLNTARSLADTLQTVADGIIAGLGYELSAVNLVRADGDLVVAAVAGSAGAEALMAGRVGSRKSWERRLAMGDRWGDLRFIPYTEGWVLDDDDVPQWHTVGPAPRFEDEWHPMDRLFAPMYAAGASAGELIGVISVDRPRNGRRPGAWGREALQMYAFHAAIAIGNARLRANMQRALVRLEREQQALRASEESFRQAFEYAPSGMAIAEMGGDQHGRLLRANDALCRLLGRPASVMRRYSFSDLVHPEDIGTLLRTSAEGGRAELRLARRDGSYVWVSLRNSVVADAADGPRFLLTHVEDIEERKRHEIQLAHRASHDSLTGLPNSAELRARLSARLCAHPPRSGPPGVPEGAALANGAGLPDGYTDGYPDGYTDGYVDGYTDGYALDGFGAEPLTGGVPVAADGLPFDHVHAYAPAEDVDDGHKGLAVLFCDLDGFKSINDRFGHHTGDAVLIEVARRLTAGVRDGDTVARMGGDEFVVLADGLGRADAQDLAVRLRNAIMPPIRVDGRAVRVGASFGIGWASCGMSAEEVLQSADQRMYVEKRSRAKANRRAG